The window CAACCATATTTGCACAGCCATGAACCTGTTCGATTATGCTTATCTGGTGGATCGAGAGCGAGTGTTGAAAAAACTGAGAATAACTAGCCGCGGAAAGATGAATTGAAAATTTTGATGAAATACCCCTCGCGTCATATTTTGTTCCTCAACTCGCACTACCCGAGCCGGGAAAACAGTTTCTATTTGAGACTCATTAAGGGCGGATATAAAATTGCTGTCGATGGCGGCATTAGATTTTTTCGGAAACATAAACTGACTCCGGATCTCCTGATCGGCGATTTTGATTCCGCTCCGATGATGTCTTCAAAATATCTGTCAAGATTCGAAGTAATTCGGCATCCGTCGCAAAAAGACAAGACCGACAGCCAGCTGGCGCTTGAACTTTCTCTTGAACGAGGCGCTGAATTCATCGACATATGCGGCGGGATCGCTATTGACGAAATAGACCATACTTTGGGCAACATATTTCTGCTTGAACTCGTGAACAAATTCAACCGAAGGAATAGTCGGAATGTTTTGGCCCGTTTAATCAGCCCGGGCATTACAGTCTATTTATTGCATGACAATTCCACAGTTTTGCACGCTCATAAGGGTGATTATTTGTCTGTGATACCGTTATCCGATGGTTCCGAGCTCGAATTTAGCGGCTTGAAGTATCCCGCCCCCAGAAAACGACTGCAAACCGGGGACTCCCTGACTCTCCGCAATCAATTTAAAAGCAGTCGCTGTAATATCAGGATCACAGGCAAAGCCATCGTGGCAGTCATCTCAAAGTGACAATCGGTCATTTTTAAATTCAAGTAACGATTTTGTCCCTGCCGGATGCCAGGAAAAAGTTTGAAACTTGGGAAGACTCTTTTGGGGCAAGCTCGCCCGCTGTTATTTTTGCCTTGATGCCGGTAAATAGTGATTTTAAATTGAAAAAGGGGGTGAAACGGGTCAGCATTTACTTGACAAAACATTTTCCCCATATATATTTGGTGAAAATTATCAGGGACCTTTGCCGATACTGATAGATAGGTTCCGACAGTCTTAATACTGGGAGATCGTCCAACGGCAGGACACGTGGCTCTGGACCACGGTATCGGGGTTCGAATCCCTGTC is drawn from candidate division Zixibacteria bacterium HGW-Zixibacteria-1 and contains these coding sequences:
- a CDS encoding thiamine diphosphokinase gives rise to the protein MKILMKYPSRHILFLNSHYPSRENSFYLRLIKGGYKIAVDGGIRFFRKHKLTPDLLIGDFDSAPMMSSKYLSRFEVIRHPSQKDKTDSQLALELSLERGAEFIDICGGIAIDEIDHTLGNIFLLELVNKFNRRNSRNVLARLISPGITVYLLHDNSTVLHAHKGDYLSVIPLSDGSELEFSGLKYPAPRKRLQTGDSLTLRNQFKSSRCNIRITGKAIVAVISK